One Hippoglossus stenolepis isolate QCI-W04-F060 chromosome 22, HSTE1.2, whole genome shotgun sequence DNA segment encodes these proteins:
- the th2 gene encoding tyrosine hydroxylase 2 produces the protein MKTEGGVQAAPFSGRRHSLIEDARRERSSGSSGPPGPPGPTGGPTGPSRSGDGSVFEEKDGRVTVNVLFALSNDKNAGFFKTGKIFETFEAKLLHIESRPGRKSKNSTTDLEFFMKCEVHSSDLDVFLNSLKRAADDVRFIPEEKVPWFPRLIKDLDRCNLLITKFDPDMDQDHPGFSDAEYRKRRAFISELAFRFKQGDPLPPVEYTAEEVSTWREIYQQLRSIYPTLACRQFLDGLQQLEQECGYGEQRIPQLREVSAFLKEKTGFQLRPVAGLLSARDFLASLAFRVFQCTQYIRHCSAPMHSPEPDCCHELLGHIPMLLDKEFAQFSQEIGLASLGASDEDIEKLSTLYWFTVEFGLCKQNGTVKAYGAGLLSSYGELVYALSNEPEYKPFNPEETALQPYQDQTYQPVYFVSENFEDAKIKLRRYSTTIKRPFAVRYDPFTCSVDVLDQPGKIQKALSQMREDLKTLHGALDKLGSS, from the exons ATGAAGACGGAGGGCGGGGTGCAGGCGGCTCCGTTCAGCGGGAGGAGGCACAGTCTGATCGAGGATGCTCGGCGGGAGCGCAGCAGCGGCTCCTCGGGCCCCCCGGGGCCCCCCGGGCCCACCGGGGGGCCCACCGGCCCCTCCAGGTCCGGGGACGGCTCCGTGTTCGAGGAGAAGGACGGCAGGGTGACGGTCAACGTGCTCTTCGCTCTCAGCAACGACAAGAACGCAGGATTCTTCAAAACTGGCAAAATATTCGAG ACGTTTGAAGCAAAACTTCTGCACATCGAGAGTCGACCAGGCAGGAAGTCGAAGAACAGCACGACGGACCTGGAGTTCTTCATGAAATGTGAAGTTCACAGCTCCGACCTGGACGTTTTCCTCAACTCCCTGAAGAGAGCGGCTGACGACGTTCGCTTCATTCCAGAGGAAAAAG TTCCCTGGTTCCCTCGACTGATTAAAGACCTGGACAGATGCAACTTGCTAATCACCAAGTTTGACCCGGACATGGATCAGGATCATCCA GGATTCAGTGACGCAGAATACAGGAAGAGACGAGCCTTCATCTCCGAGCTCGCGTTCAGATTCAAACA GGGCGACCCGCTACCCCCTGTGGAGTACACAGCAGAGGAAGTGTCCACATG GAGGGAGATTTACCAGCAGCTGAGGAGCATCTACCCGACTCTGGCCTGTCGTCAGTTCCTGGAcgggctgcagcagctggagcaggagtGCGGCTACGGGGAGCAACGCATCCCTCAGCTCAGAGAGGTGTCCGCCTTCCTGAAAG AGAAGACGGGTTTCCAGCTGCGTCCGGTCGCCGGCCTGCTGTCCGCCCGAGACTTCCTCGCCAGTCTGGCCTTCAGGGTGTTTCAGTGCACTCAGTACATCCGACACTGCTCGGCACCCATGCACTCCCCTGAGCC AGACTGCTGCCATGAACTACTGGGACACATCCCCATGCTGCTGGATAAAGAGTTTGCTCAGTTTTCTCAG gaGATTGGACTCGCCTCGCTTGGAGCTTCAGACGAGGACATAGAGAAACTGTCAACG CTGTACTGGTTCACAGTGGAATTTGGCCTGTGCAAGCAGAATGGAACAGTGAAAGCTTACGGGGCTGGACTGCTGTCTTCCTACGGAGAGCTCGTC TACGCTCTGTCTAACGAGCCAGAGTACAAGCCGTTCAACCCGGAGGAGACGGCGCTGCAGCCGTACCAGGACCAGACCTACCAGCCGGTTTACTTCGTGTCTGAGAACTTTGAAGATGCAAAGATCAAGTTGAG GAGATACTCTACAACCATCAAGCGTCCCTTTGCAGTTCGCTACGACCCGTTCACCTGCAGCGTGGACGTTCTGGATCAGCCCGGCAAGATCCAAAAGGCTCTGAGCCAGATGAGAGAAGACCTGAAGACCCTGCACGGCGCCCTGGACAAGCTCGGCTCGTCTTAG